In a single window of the Coffea eugenioides isolate CCC68of chromosome 3, Ceug_1.0, whole genome shotgun sequence genome:
- the LOC113764825 gene encoding endochitinase EP3-like: MKNFPTIIFSIMVLVGAIPQLISSQNCGCAPNLCCSKFGYCGTSNDYCGPGCRSGPCTAAPSGGNNGASVAGIVTDAFFNGIANQAASGCAGKGFYTRSAFLEAQKSYSKFGTAGSAADSKREVAAFFAHVTHETGHMCYIEEINGPSKNYCDKRYTQYPCVPGKGYYGRGPLQITGNYNYGAAGQSIGFNGLSQPELVARDNVISFKTALWFWMNNCHSRIISGQGFGATIRAINGQLECDGANPNTVSARVGYYTQYCRQLGVDPGQNLRC, encoded by the exons ATGAAGAATTTTCCAACCATCATTTTCTCCATTATGGTTCTTGTCGGAGCCATCCCACAGCTGATTTCAAGTCAAAACTGTGGCTGTGCACCAAACTTATGCTGCAGCAAATTCGGCTATTGCGGCACCAGCAACGACTACTGTGGCCCCGGCTGCCGATCCGGCCCTTGCACTGCTGCACCCAGCGGTGGTAATAATGGTGCTTCAGTTGCTGGTATTGTCACAGACGCTTTCTTTAATGGAATTGCTAACCAAGCTGCTTCGGGTTGTGCTGGAAAAGGGTTCTATACTCGATCGGCATTTCTTGAAGCTCAGAAGTCGTATTCTAAGTTTGGAACTGCTGGTTCTGCTGCTGATTCTAAAAGGGAGGTTGCTGCTTTCTTTGCTCATGTCACTCATGAGACTGGAC ATATGTGCTATATAGAAGAGATAAACGGCCCGTCTAAAAACTACTGTGACAAGAGATACACTCAGTATCCATGTGTGCCAGGCAAGGGGTATTACGGCCGCGGTCCACTACAAATAACAGGGAACTACAACTATGGAGCAGCAGGACAAAGCATTGGGTTCAATGGACTAAGTCAACCTGAACTTGTAGCCAGAGATAATGTTATTTCATTCAAAACTGCCTTGTGGTTCTGGATGAACAATTGTCATTCTCGTATCATTTCCGGCCAGGGTTTTGGGGCTACCATTCGTGCCATTAATGGTCAGCTTGAATGTGACGGTGCAAATCCAAACACTGTTAGTGCTCGTGTTGGGTATTATACTCAATATTGTCGTCAACTGGGTGTTGATCCTGGTCAGAATCTCAGATGCTAG